In Gemmatimonadota bacterium, a genomic segment contains:
- a CDS encoding flippase-like domain-containing protein gives MLARAGSDFDIAELREDGLLLEDLRWSFISIATLCQCVGVLVGATVWGGVVKRISGRGPPVSVGMKIWMVGGLGRYLPGKIFGVLGIIGLARRAGVAAANAGAAVGLASFLGIVGAALVGAFMYFELDWRIGPGRWPTFGLVLIPIALLYVPTIQARLLRLWYRLIRMNAPETAARLGMLRWTGVTFASWVAHAGAFWLLGQGLGIGIPPLIAGPAFALAWLVGHASPLPAGVGVRELGLVGLLAGHANEGDIVALLIVARVWSTLVELLVTLTLWLAVESPKVDPQATDH, from the coding sequence TTGCTCGCGAGAGCCGGAAGTGATTTCGATATCGCCGAGTTACGGGAAGACGGTCTCTTGCTCGAAGATCTGCGCTGGAGTTTCATCTCTATCGCCACGTTGTGCCAGTGCGTAGGGGTGCTGGTGGGCGCCACGGTTTGGGGCGGTGTGGTGAAGAGGATTTCGGGAAGAGGGCCACCCGTCTCGGTCGGCATGAAGATCTGGATGGTCGGCGGACTCGGACGATACCTGCCTGGCAAGATCTTCGGTGTATTGGGCATTATCGGGCTCGCTCGTCGCGCTGGCGTCGCCGCGGCCAACGCAGGCGCGGCGGTGGGGCTGGCTTCGTTTCTTGGAATCGTCGGCGCGGCCTTGGTCGGCGCATTCATGTATTTCGAGCTGGACTGGCGGATCGGCCCCGGACGGTGGCCCACCTTCGGACTCGTGCTAATCCCGATCGCTCTGCTCTACGTGCCCACCATTCAGGCACGACTCCTCCGGCTTTGGTACCGTTTGATCCGAATGAACGCCCCGGAGACCGCGGCACGGCTCGGTATGCTCCGGTGGACCGGGGTCACCTTCGCCTCCTGGGTGGCGCATGCCGGGGCGTTCTGGCTTCTCGGGCAAGGGCTCGGAATCGGCATACCGCCGTTGATCGCAGGGCCCGCGTTCGCTCTGGCCTGGCTGGTCGGCCACGCCTCCCCTCTCCCGGCGGGGGTCGGCGTACGTGAGCTCGGTCTCGTCGGCCTGCTGGCCGGCCACGCCAACGAGGGAGATATCGTCGCCCTGTTGATCGTCGCCCGCGTCTGGTCGACGCTGGTCGAACTGCTGGTAACGCTGACACTGTGGCTTGCCGTCGAGTCCCCGAAGGTCGACCCGCAGGCCACCGATCACTGA
- a CDS encoding APC family permease, with protein sequence MLRPAGSLRSSSPFAHVLPRFAPITARQNGTEARSGFESGRPERHIGLLRATSLGVGAIVGGGVLALAGTAFATAGPSAILTFALNGAIALATVASFVQLARRFPESGGIYAYAKKVFSIEVAFLVGWVVWFASVLAGVLYALGFAAFTAQGLARLLGNLGLGGWSSFVEPVIALGATGGYALLLTRRAAGGGDTATVGKVVVLLAIVIGGMVAWVTSSDGEAWDRLSPFAAAGPLGVLQAMGFTFIALQGFDLIAAVGGEVRDPRKNIPRSMYISLGIALLIYIPLLVVLATVGAPAGGIQGAAQANPEGLVAESAERFLGVAGYWLVILAGALSMLSALHANLFAASRVAFSMARDRTLPQRMGSLTARGTPALAVVVTGVLMIVLVLTVGDVASAGAASSLIFLMAFFVVHLAAALVRSRTRLSAETGERGRPYRSIPPLLPVAGGIACLGLAVFQAFAVPMAGSVVAIWMALGVASYATLLAPGARLADASARARDPELTGLRGQSPLVLAAVANPASAAGLVEIATTVCAPGAGRVMLLTVIGSNLESLVESTDRQGSTAFRILREAFVRGVFASRPPEVLFSIADNVWEEIARVAGEHRCETVVLGLPNLSGSGIGAPLGRLISKLDTDIVIARAPRGWRVSEAARILVPVSGGRAHGELRARILSSLGRSGRGSVTFFSAIRKSDSEQEKRSIRRRVSGQVGKEALGPYELEMPETDDIAAATVERAAAADLVVMGLPQSSEPSALSGSLPLQIVAEVSTPVILVGRWSRRIWHPASVAPRQPTWMLRSRGRRGRP encoded by the coding sequence ATGCTTCGACCGGCCGGTTCGCTCCGTTCCTCCTCGCCCTTCGCCCATGTCCTTCCGAGGTTCGCTCCGATAACCGCCCGGCAAAACGGAACCGAAGCTCGGTCCGGCTTCGAGAGCGGTCGGCCCGAACGGCACATCGGTCTCCTGCGCGCGACCTCGCTAGGGGTGGGGGCCATCGTCGGCGGCGGCGTTCTCGCCCTCGCCGGAACGGCGTTCGCCACCGCCGGTCCTTCTGCGATCCTGACCTTCGCGCTCAACGGTGCGATCGCCCTCGCGACCGTCGCCTCCTTCGTCCAGCTCGCCCGCAGATTCCCGGAATCGGGCGGAATCTACGCCTACGCCAAGAAAGTTTTCTCGATCGAGGTCGCCTTCCTGGTCGGCTGGGTCGTCTGGTTCGCCTCGGTGCTCGCAGGCGTTCTTTACGCGCTGGGCTTCGCCGCATTCACGGCGCAGGGACTCGCTCGTCTACTGGGAAATCTCGGTCTGGGAGGCTGGTCGTCGTTCGTCGAACCCGTGATCGCGCTGGGCGCCACCGGAGGCTACGCCCTCCTCCTCACCAGACGTGCCGCCGGAGGAGGCGACACCGCGACGGTTGGCAAGGTGGTCGTCCTGCTTGCCATCGTGATCGGAGGCATGGTCGCGTGGGTGACCAGCTCCGACGGCGAGGCTTGGGATCGCCTTTCTCCTTTCGCCGCCGCCGGACCCCTCGGCGTGCTGCAGGCCATGGGCTTCACCTTCATCGCCCTCCAAGGGTTCGATCTGATCGCCGCAGTGGGCGGAGAGGTCCGGGATCCCCGGAAGAACATCCCGAGATCGATGTACATATCGCTGGGGATAGCGCTCCTCATCTACATCCCCCTCCTCGTGGTCCTCGCCACCGTCGGTGCGCCTGCGGGCGGAATCCAGGGAGCGGCGCAGGCCAATCCCGAGGGTCTGGTCGCCGAGTCGGCCGAACGTTTTCTCGGGGTCGCGGGCTACTGGCTCGTGATCCTGGCGGGGGCGCTCTCCATGCTCTCGGCCCTCCACGCGAATCTCTTCGCGGCCTCGAGGGTCGCGTTCTCGATGGCAAGAGACCGGACCTTGCCCCAGCGGATGGGAAGTCTGACTGCTCGCGGGACACCCGCGCTGGCGGTGGTGGTCACGGGCGTGCTGATGATCGTGCTGGTCCTGACCGTGGGCGACGTGGCCTCCGCTGGCGCAGCATCCAGCCTGATCTTCCTGATGGCCTTCTTCGTGGTCCATCTGGCGGCGGCTTTGGTGCGGAGCCGCACTCGCCTGTCCGCCGAGACAGGTGAGAGGGGCCGTCCGTACCGGTCCATTCCGCCGCTCCTCCCGGTTGCGGGCGGTATCGCCTGTCTGGGTCTCGCCGTCTTTCAGGCCTTCGCCGTACCCATGGCGGGAAGCGTGGTGGCCATATGGATGGCTCTTGGCGTGGCCTCATACGCCACGCTCCTCGCACCCGGAGCCCGGCTGGCGGATGCTTCGGCGCGGGCGCGCGATCCCGAGCTCACCGGTCTCCGGGGCCAGAGTCCACTCGTGCTGGCTGCGGTTGCGAATCCGGCCAGCGCGGCCGGCCTGGTCGAGATAGCCACCACAGTGTGCGCGCCGGGAGCTGGAAGGGTGATGCTTCTGACGGTGATCGGATCGAACCTTGAATCTCTGGTGGAAAGCACCGATAGACAGGGATCGACCGCATTTCGGATTCTCCGGGAGGCTTTCGTCCGCGGAGTCTTCGCATCCCGCCCCCCCGAGGTGCTCTTCAGCATCGCCGACAACGTCTGGGAGGAGATCGCGAGGGTGGCCGGCGAGCACCGCTGCGAGACGGTTGTGCTGGGACTGCCCAATCTCAGCGGAAGCGGAATCGGGGCACCGCTCGGAAGACTGATCTCGAAGCTCGACACCGACATCGTCATCGCCAGGGCGCCCCGCGGATGGCGGGTGTCGGAGGCTGCCAGGATTCTCGTGCCGGTTTCCGGCGGACGCGCGCACGGCGAGCTCCGGGCTCGGATCCTCTCCAGCCTGGGAAGGTCGGGACGGGGAAGCGTGACCTTCTTCTCCGCGATCAGGAAATCCGACTCCGAGCAGGAAAAAAGAAGCATCAGGCGGAGGGTGAGCGGCCAGGTCGGCAAAGAGGCGCTGGGACCCTACGAACTCGAGATGCCCGAGACCGACGACATCGCCGCTGCGACCGTCGAACGCGCCGCTGCCGCCGACCTCGTGGTCATGGGTCTACCGCAAAGTTCGGAGCCGTCCGCGCTGTCGGGCTCGTTGCCGCTCCAGATCGTGGCCGAGGTCTCGACCCCGGTCATTCTGGTGGGTCGCTGGTCCCGCAGGATCTGGCATCCGGCCTCGGTCGCCCCCCGCCAACCGACCTGGATGTTGAGGTCGAGGGGACGGAGGGGTCGACCGTGA
- a CDS encoding PaaI family thioesterase: protein MTEYLQERYAPKSSCFGCGPSNRAGLGLRSRPEGEVVVAAWTSEEHHRAFPGVLCGGIIGTLLDCHSNWTAAYGRMRSTGAEKPGVTVTAEYSVRLLRPTPVGVEVRLEARAIEIKGRRVTVEAKIFSEGRVTATCTGLFIAVKDDHPAARCW from the coding sequence ATGACCGAATACCTGCAAGAGAGATATGCCCCGAAGTCGAGCTGTTTCGGCTGCGGACCCTCGAACCGAGCCGGCCTCGGTTTGCGCAGCCGCCCGGAAGGAGAGGTCGTGGTGGCGGCATGGACTTCGGAAGAACACCATCGGGCCTTCCCCGGAGTCCTCTGCGGGGGGATCATCGGCACCCTGCTGGACTGCCACTCCAACTGGACCGCCGCTTACGGCCGCATGCGATCGACCGGAGCGGAGAAGCCGGGAGTCACCGTGACCGCCGAGTACTCCGTGCGCCTGTTGCGACCGACGCCGGTGGGTGTCGAGGTGCGCCTTGAGGCCCGTGCAATCGAGATCAAGGGACGCCGGGTCACTGTCGAGGCTAAGATCTTTTCGGAAGGAAGGGTGACCGCCACCTGCACCGGTCTCTTCATCGCGGTCAAGGACGATCACCCCGCTGCACGGTGCTGGTAG
- a CDS encoding DinB family protein — MDPKLLLPEFDHEIASTLRMLEALADDHLSHKPHPDAWSTRDLATHVATVPSWTRPTFEQDEYDVGGSGLESETLTAAQIVERFNANAADARAAIEETSAETLAETWTLRSGEQVHFSMPKLTVYRFFVMNHLIHHRGQIGVHLRTCGLRVPGMYGPSADEM; from the coding sequence ATGGACCCTAAGCTCCTGCTTCCCGAATTTGACCACGAAATCGCAAGCACCCTTCGCATGCTCGAAGCTCTTGCCGACGACCATCTCTCCCACAAGCCCCACCCTGACGCCTGGTCGACCCGCGATCTCGCCACGCACGTCGCGACCGTGCCGAGCTGGACGAGGCCGACCTTCGAGCAGGACGAGTACGACGTCGGAGGGTCCGGTCTCGAGTCGGAGACCCTCACAGCGGCCCAGATCGTCGAACGCTTCAACGCCAACGCCGCCGACGCCCGTGCCGCCATCGAGGAGACCTCGGCGGAGACCCTGGCCGAGACCTGGACGCTGAGGAGCGGCGAGCAGGTCCACTTCTCCATGCCCAAACTCACCGTTTACCGCTTCTTCGTGATGAACCACCTGATCCATCATCGAGGTCAGATCGGCGTCCACCTCCGAACTTGCGGACTCAGGGTACCAGGCATGTACGGACCCTCCGCCGACGAGATGTAG
- a CDS encoding threonine ammonia-lyase yields the protein MREAGVQSEPGLLAGRRFEEDVEHGLGRRQFGLFVERGAEHLPVCSFEGREGSVSGRGDAGRHQTQAGHRVPVLVKSEVGRDPLTRGIFGQRRGLRELEIAGLSGRKFVVAHRREGHPGKHAHSAFAVGYEGLDSYVGRYLVRFRPRREEENHGNNRRCGQPTPAAGSRPSGHRFTLFSYCECTSSESRCVRLISREPPFQDSGARLDPQPTPLPPPLDGGLSVNALRFEDVVRAGRRIRDGVVTTECSRSLGFPEADFGRVRFKTEFRQRTGSFKDRGALNRLLLLDPNERRVGVVAASAGNHAQALAHHAALLGIPCTIVMPEGAPLIKVTRTRAYGARVIQTGETLTDGLASVKRLVDREGLTQIPAFDDLRVMAGQGTMALEILDQTPDTDTVIVPVGGGGMISGVATVVKTLKPEARVIGVEAAASPGAVASLAAGKPVHLESSDTLADGIAVKRIGDLSFPIIRDLVDEMVVVDEEEIVRAIFFLMESEKMVVEGGGAVGVAALLTGKVRPKPEDDTVVVLSGGNIDMNVASKIIDRGLWADGRLTRLAVVVRDRPGYLHEVTAVVAIAGANVLHIEHTRTFGDITVGHVSVEMEIETRGRAHVAEILKEIKALGHRVREVA from the coding sequence ATGCGCGAGGCGGGCGTCCAGAGTGAGCCGGGCCTCCTGGCGGGCCGGCGCTTCGAAGAGGATGTCGAGCATGGCCTGGGCCGGCGGCAGTTCGGCCTGTTCGTCGAGCGGGGGGCCGAGCACCTGCCGGTATGCTCTTTCGAAGGTCGTGAAGGCTCGGTCTCCGGGCGCGGAGATGCGGGTCGCCACCAGACTCAAGCCGGGCACCGGGTCCCCGTCCTCGTAAAGAGTGAGGTAGGGCGCGATCCACTGACGCGCGGCATCTTCGGCCAGCGACGCGGCCTCCGAGAGCTCGAGATAGCCGGGCTCTCGGGTCGGAAATTCGTAGTCGCGCATCGCCGCGAGGGGCACCCTGGCAAGCACGCGCACTCTGCCTTCGCCGTGGGTTACGAAGGCCTGGACAGTTACGTCGGCCGGTATCTCGTGCGCTTCCGGCCACGCAGGGAGGAGGAGAACCATGGCAACAACCGACGCTGCGGTCAGCCGACCCCGGCCGCCGGTTCGCGTCCGTCCGGTCACCGGTTCACGCTCTTTTCGTATTGCGAATGCACATCATCCGAATCCCGGTGCGTCCGATTAATTTCCCGAGAGCCTCCCTTCCAAGATTCAGGAGCCCGTCTTGATCCGCAACCGACCCCGCTACCGCCGCCGCTCGATGGAGGGCTGTCGGTGAACGCGCTTCGTTTCGAAGATGTCGTCCGCGCCGGCCGGCGCATCCGCGATGGCGTGGTCACGACGGAATGTTCGCGCTCGCTCGGGTTCCCGGAGGCGGATTTCGGTCGCGTCCGCTTCAAGACCGAATTCAGGCAACGCACAGGCTCGTTCAAGGACCGAGGAGCCCTTAACAGGCTTCTCCTTCTCGATCCGAACGAACGCCGGGTCGGAGTGGTCGCAGCCAGCGCAGGGAACCACGCGCAGGCCCTAGCCCACCATGCGGCTCTGCTGGGGATCCCGTGTACCATCGTGATGCCCGAAGGCGCTCCGCTCATCAAGGTCACCCGGACTCGCGCCTACGGGGCTCGCGTCATCCAAACCGGCGAGACCCTGACCGACGGCCTGGCGAGCGTGAAGAGGCTCGTGGATCGGGAAGGGCTGACGCAGATTCCCGCCTTCGACGATCTTCGGGTCATGGCGGGCCAAGGGACGATGGCGCTCGAGATCCTGGACCAGACGCCCGACACCGACACCGTCATCGTACCTGTGGGCGGCGGAGGCATGATCTCGGGAGTCGCCACGGTCGTGAAGACCTTGAAGCCGGAGGCCCGCGTCATCGGAGTGGAGGCGGCCGCGTCGCCAGGCGCAGTCGCTTCCCTCGCAGCCGGGAAACCCGTCCACCTGGAGAGCTCCGACACTCTCGCCGACGGTATCGCCGTGAAGCGCATCGGCGATCTGAGCTTCCCGATCATTCGGGATCTCGTTGACGAGATGGTCGTGGTCGACGAGGAGGAGATCGTACGCGCCATCTTCTTTCTGATGGAGTCGGAAAAGATGGTGGTCGAGGGTGGCGGCGCGGTCGGGGTGGCGGCGCTACTGACCGGCAAGGTACGCCCCAAACCGGAAGACGACACCGTGGTCGTGCTCTCGGGCGGAAACATCGACATGAACGTGGCTTCCAAGATCATCGACCGCGGTCTCTGGGCCGACGGACGACTTACGCGACTGGCGGTGGTGGTGCGCGACCGCCCCGGCTACCTCCACGAGGTGACCGCCGTGGTGGCCATCGCGGGCGCCAACGTGCTTCACATCGAGCACACCCGCACCTTCGGAGACATCACGGTCGGGCATGTGAGCGTCGAAATGGAGATCGAGACGCGCGGACGGGCTCACGTGGCCGAGATTCTGAAGGAGATCAAGGCCTTGGGCCACAGGGTGCGCGAGGTGGCGTGA
- a CDS encoding PIG-L family deacetylase, with translation MEFPPYRVPLPAFEDATGGTGVVATGLLLRRLEGVKRVLMVGAHPDDESTTLLTVLARSLGAQTAYLSLTRGDGGQNLIGPELWEGLGVIRTGELEAARRIDGGEQFFTRAFDFGFSKSAEETLSVWPQEQVLADMLAVIRDFRPQVVISVWSGTPSDGHGHHQAAGQLALEAFRERGSGVDPRTGLVWPVWSASKFYLSERRRFFSTDADVDEGVREVVTFPAGDIDPLLGRSPAQISGASRSRHRSQNMGTAQPLGPRSAGTVFVEGTVEAGDGLFAGIDTTLAGVIAGLAEEDREEAFGHLDEYLSAVADARHFFGVDLDATASHLLAAISSMRRLETLGYRCRLSAESLREGCPPSTNRNFLATVRDKLSLTTRAYMAAAGIVVDVRASSPLLVPGSSVQVTVTLWNGSEKALDGVTAPLNLPPNWGTVLSVEGGIVEGRVPPGGLAFFTWTVRLPDSAEPSRVYYLREPRGTGSYSWEDSTSRNPPGKPRNRAPVDGFVTFTPEGSGVPVHVSRPWRYVGVDRARGEFAKPVLVVPGITVAVSPDALVWPQTRDGVAQLSVVVATENEDGASGEVEMIPPQGWNVSPRIREFDLAAAGSRRSQSFELRPTSEPAVGRHTLEVVARSDGREYRETLDLIDYEHIERTPLYARSDVSLSVIPVEVDPGLRVGYVMGSGDSGPEAIRQLGVEVEVLDGEQILTGDFARFDAIVLGVRAYETREEVRSANAQLLDYARSGGTVINQYNQYRFSGGGFAPYRLFIDRPAARVSDESAPVTLIEPDAPIFTTPNRITQADFDGWVQERGLYFASEWGDEFTPVIELNDPGEPARRGALLVAAVGEGVYVYAALSFFRQWSERVPGAYRLFANLISLDGYEWEEFRGRLRRKSHER, from the coding sequence GTGGAGTTTCCTCCCTACCGGGTGCCGCTCCCGGCCTTCGAGGACGCGACGGGTGGAACGGGTGTCGTCGCCACCGGCCTTCTCCTGCGCCGGTTGGAGGGCGTTAAGCGGGTTCTCATGGTCGGCGCACATCCCGACGACGAATCGACGACCCTTCTCACCGTTCTGGCTCGCTCTCTCGGTGCGCAGACCGCCTACCTCTCCCTCACACGGGGTGATGGCGGCCAGAATCTGATCGGGCCCGAGCTTTGGGAAGGGCTGGGAGTCATCCGAACCGGAGAGTTGGAGGCGGCGCGGCGGATCGACGGGGGCGAGCAGTTCTTCACCCGGGCGTTCGACTTCGGGTTTTCGAAGAGTGCGGAGGAAACCCTGTCCGTATGGCCGCAGGAGCAGGTGCTGGCCGACATGCTGGCCGTGATCCGCGATTTCCGGCCGCAGGTGGTGATTTCGGTCTGGAGCGGCACGCCTTCCGACGGACACGGACACCATCAGGCTGCGGGTCAGTTGGCACTCGAAGCCTTTCGGGAACGTGGTTCCGGCGTCGATCCAAGAACCGGGCTCGTTTGGCCGGTATGGTCGGCCTCGAAGTTCTATCTCTCCGAACGACGACGATTTTTCAGCACCGATGCAGACGTGGACGAGGGTGTGCGAGAGGTCGTCACCTTCCCTGCGGGCGATATCGACCCGCTGCTGGGGCGTTCTCCGGCCCAGATTTCCGGAGCCAGCCGGTCGCGCCACCGTTCGCAGAACATGGGAACGGCCCAACCCCTGGGACCTCGTTCGGCCGGCACGGTCTTCGTGGAAGGAACCGTGGAAGCCGGTGACGGGCTCTTCGCCGGGATCGACACCACGCTGGCGGGAGTGATAGCGGGTCTTGCGGAGGAAGATCGGGAAGAGGCCTTCGGTCATCTCGACGAGTACCTGTCTGCGGTGGCCGACGCCCGTCACTTTTTCGGCGTCGACCTCGACGCGACCGCAAGCCATCTGCTGGCCGCGATCAGCTCGATGCGAAGGCTGGAGACGCTCGGCTACCGGTGCCGTCTTTCGGCCGAAAGCCTCCGGGAAGGGTGCCCTCCTAGCACAAACCGTAATTTTCTGGCGACCGTCAGGGACAAGCTCTCGCTGACCACTCGGGCGTACATGGCGGCAGCCGGAATCGTCGTGGACGTCAGGGCTTCGAGCCCCCTGCTGGTTCCGGGTTCGTCGGTTCAGGTGACGGTCACTCTCTGGAACGGAAGTGAAAAGGCTCTCGATGGAGTGACGGCCCCGCTGAACCTCCCTCCGAACTGGGGGACGGTCCTTTCGGTCGAGGGGGGAATTGTCGAAGGAAGAGTCCCCCCCGGCGGGCTCGCGTTCTTCACCTGGACCGTTCGGCTGCCGGATTCCGCCGAACCGTCGCGGGTTTACTATCTGCGAGAGCCCCGCGGGACCGGGAGCTATAGCTGGGAGGATTCGACAAGTCGGAATCCACCGGGAAAACCCAGAAACCGGGCGCCGGTCGACGGGTTCGTGACCTTCACCCCTGAGGGCTCCGGCGTCCCTGTTCACGTGAGCCGACCCTGGCGGTACGTGGGCGTGGACAGGGCGCGGGGTGAGTTCGCCAAGCCCGTGCTGGTGGTTCCGGGGATCACCGTGGCGGTGAGCCCGGACGCCCTGGTGTGGCCGCAGACCAGGGACGGTGTCGCGCAGCTTTCCGTTGTTGTCGCCACCGAGAACGAGGACGGTGCGAGTGGGGAGGTCGAGATGATTCCGCCTCAGGGTTGGAACGTGTCTCCGCGCATCCGTGAATTCGATTTGGCAGCCGCCGGATCCCGACGCTCGCAAAGCTTCGAGCTCAGGCCGACCAGTGAGCCCGCCGTCGGGCGTCATACCCTGGAGGTGGTGGCGAGGAGCGACGGTCGGGAATACCGGGAAACTCTCGATCTCATCGACTACGAGCACATCGAACGCACCCCCCTGTACGCACGGTCGGACGTCTCCCTGAGCGTGATCCCGGTCGAGGTCGATCCCGGTCTGCGGGTGGGATACGTCATGGGCAGCGGTGATTCCGGCCCCGAAGCGATTCGTCAACTGGGCGTCGAGGTCGAGGTACTCGACGGCGAGCAGATTCTCACAGGAGATTTCGCTCGTTTCGACGCCATCGTGCTGGGGGTGCGCGCCTACGAGACCCGGGAGGAGGTCCGTTCGGCGAACGCGCAGCTCTTGGATTACGCTCGCAGCGGCGGCACCGTGATCAATCAGTACAACCAGTACCGCTTCTCGGGAGGCGGGTTCGCTCCCTACCGCCTTTTCATCGACCGACCTGCAGCCCGAGTCTCGGACGAGAGCGCTCCGGTGACCTTGATCGAGCCCGATGCACCGATCTTCACCACGCCGAACCGAATCACCCAGGCCGACTTCGACGGCTGGGTTCAGGAGCGAGGGCTATACTTCGCAAGCGAGTGGGGTGACGAGTTCACGCCGGTGATCGAGCTGAACGACCCCGGTGAGCCGGCCCGCCGAGGTGCGCTGCTCGTGGCTGCGGTGGGGGAGGGCGTCTACGTGTACGCCGCGCTGTCGTTCTTCAGGCAATGGTCGGAGCGGGTGCCGGGAGCCTACCGCCTCTTCGCAAACCTGATCTCGCTAGACGGATACGAATGGGAGGAATTTCGTGGCAGGCTGCGGAGAAAATCTCACGAGCGGTGA
- a CDS encoding DUF2911 domain-containing protein: protein MKKMFRNYAALLITVPFLLACPGGSGDDADDAMNDESMEMGEMEMEMDEMEMEMEMEMGEMEMASMIDEPCWIREGAELEGRASPLMSTSFEFDGGMGTICYGAPSARGRMAFGEVVAYGEPWRLGANEATAIHLTGPASIGGVALDAGSYSVYATPMSDGDWEITFNSMHERWGIPINEEVMAGDVGSFMATPEETEEMVETMTFTFEPWENERAMGDLVMSWEDTRVKMHVHPAG from the coding sequence ATGAAGAAGATGTTTCGGAACTACGCCGCTCTCCTGATCACGGTCCCGTTCTTGCTCGCCTGCCCTGGCGGTTCCGGTGACGATGCCGACGATGCCATGAACGACGAGTCCATGGAGATGGGCGAGATGGAGATGGAGATGGACGAGATGGAGATGGAGATGGAGATGGAGATGGGCGAGATGGAGATGGCGTCCATGATCGACGAGCCCTGTTGGATTCGCGAGGGGGCGGAGCTGGAGGGACGAGCCAGCCCGCTTATGTCCACGTCCTTCGAGTTCGACGGAGGCATGGGCACCATCTGCTACGGAGCCCCGTCCGCACGGGGCCGCATGGCGTTCGGCGAGGTGGTGGCGTACGGAGAGCCTTGGAGGTTGGGCGCGAACGAAGCTACCGCGATCCACCTTACGGGACCCGCCAGTATCGGAGGCGTCGCTCTTGATGCCGGAAGCTATTCGGTATACGCCACGCCCATGTCGGACGGCGATTGGGAGATAACCTTCAACTCGATGCACGAGCGTTGGGGGATCCCGATCAACGAGGAAGTCATGGCCGGCGACGTAGGATCCTTCATGGCCACGCCCGAGGAGACCGAAGAGATGGTCGAGACCATGACCTTCACGTTCGAGCCCTGGGAGAACGAGCGCGCCATGGGCGACCTGGTGATGTCCTGGGAGGACACGAGGGTCAAAATGCACGTGCATCCGGCCGGATAG
- a CDS encoding HupE/UreJ family protein, whose product MLDILFEAPARQEARLTLDARLAHLALRTQTVLRFILPDGSVRPFSYKGDPGPVRLDPHWWEAAGVFTLSGFFHILDGIDHLLFLLCLVLPVRRALPLISVVTSFTAAHSITLVASAFGLVPEALWFPVLIETLIALSIVFMAFENILGTRSRRRWLMAFGFGLVHGFGFSFALSESLQFAGSHLFTSLLAFNVGVELGQIAVLLVLVPTLALLFRIVPAVGGAIIISAALAHTGWHWMLDRGETLLRVDYSAPTGGDGGDLMTRWLLLIVLSAAAAFALQLAFRRLRILGSEHESPTVPSSTNRPEDR is encoded by the coding sequence ATGCTCGACATCCTCTTCGAAGCGCCGGCCCGCCAGGAGGCCCGGCTCACTCTGGACGCCCGCCTCGCGCATCTGGCCCTGCGCACGCAGACAGTGCTGCGCTTCATTCTGCCCGACGGCTCGGTCCGGCCCTTCAGCTACAAGGGCGACCCGGGTCCGGTCCGCCTCGACCCGCACTGGTGGGAAGCGGCAGGTGTGTTCACCCTCTCCGGTTTTTTTCACATCCTCGACGGAATCGATCATCTTCTCTTCCTCCTCTGCCTCGTGCTCCCGGTTCGAAGGGCGCTTCCGCTGATCTCGGTGGTGACCTCCTTCACGGCCGCGCACTCCATCACCCTGGTCGCCTCCGCCTTCGGGCTGGTTCCCGAAGCGCTTTGGTTCCCGGTGCTGATCGAGACGCTCATCGCTCTCTCGATCGTCTTCATGGCCTTCGAGAACATTCTGGGGACGAGGTCGCGGCGGCGCTGGCTCATGGCCTTCGGCTTCGGACTGGTGCACGGATTCGGGTTCTCGTTCGCCCTCTCCGAGTCGCTCCAGTTCGCGGGATCGCACCTCTTCACCTCGCTGCTGGCGTTCAACGTGGGGGTGGAGCTGGGCCAGATCGCGGTCCTGCTCGTGCTGGTGCCGACGCTCGCGCTTCTCTTCCGCATCGTGCCCGCGGTCGGCGGAGCGATCATCATATCGGCAGCCCTCGCGCACACCGGCTGGCACTGGATGCTCGACCGGGGCGAGACCCTTCTCAGGGTCGACTACTCCGCGCCGACCGGTGGCGACGGGGGTGACCTGATGACCCGCTGGCTGCTCCTGATCGTTCTCTCGGCGGCGGCAGCCTTCGCCCTGCAACTGGCGTTCCGACGGCTACGGATCCTGGGATCCGAACACGAATCGCCGACGGTCCCGTCGTCCACGAACCGGCCCGAGGATCGCTGA